The genomic DNA CTTTTTTAGCTTTAACTTCTGATTTAAAAGTTTGTGCTACAAGATGTTCAAAAGTATCTTCACTAATTGTTACTCTAGAATCCTCATTAACAGAAGTTTCCCCACTCTCCCATTTTTGTCTCATTCTCCACACATTTACTCTAGAAACTCCAAGTCTAGATGCTATTTCCATATCACTTAATGAGCCTTGTCTAAAATATGCAACATAATCATCAAAAGATCTTTTAACTTTCTTCAAAAGAATTGCCCCAAAGTAACAAAGTTAACAAATTGTTACTCTAAATAGTAAAGCAATTTAATAAATTATTAACTCAAACTGTTAACTTCTTTGTACGTATTAACTACTAATCTATATTGAAAAATGCTTATTATTATAATAAGCAAACATTCAAAATATATAAAAGGAGAATTTATATGATTCAAAAACAAATATTTATAATATTTTTATTATTTGTAATATTTGTATTATTTTTATTGCTTTCAAAAGGAACTGGGGGGTTTTCATATAATCAATCTAAAGACGATGGGTATATGGAAAAATATTTTCATAAGAAAGGAAAAACAGCTGTAAAGCTTTCCTATTTTCATACTTCAAGGATAATAAAAGAAAGTCCATATTGGGGCAAAGGAACTTTATCTACTATCTATACCGGAGAAGATGAAAAGTTTAGTGGTCTTAGTTTTATCAATTCAAGGTATATTAAATACGGTAAAAAAAATTATTATAAAATGTTTACTGTAAGATACTTTTACAGAGAAAATGAAAATGATGATTATGGATACCCTATGTTAAGGAATAAATATATTACCCAAATAAAAATTAAATTTTCTTTTGATAATGAACCACAAGAAATTATAAGAGAATTAAATGAAGGATTTATAAATGGAAGAAATATGTGGGAACTTCATAAAACACATTTCTATAGCCGTGAAGAGTTTTTTAGGGTTCATTTAAAAACTTCTGACCCAGGCATAGAAAATTTGCTTCCAAAATTATTAAAACATAAGACTATAACAATAACAATTGAAGTCCCTGAAAGTGAAGATCCTGACAAACAAATTTCATCTATAACTTTTGATCTTGATGGTTTCCAAAGATTATACAAAAAATACAGTTCATATTTTAACTAAAATAAAAACAAGACTAACAACTAGTCTTGTTTTTCAT from Borreliella afzelii includes the following:
- a CDS encoding DUF603 domain-containing protein: MKKVKRSFDDYVAYFRQGSLSDMEIASRLGVSRVNVWRMRQKWESGETSVNEDSRVTISEDTFEHLVAQTFKSEVKAKK